The following DNA comes from Triticum aestivum cultivar Chinese Spring chromosome 3D, IWGSC CS RefSeq v2.1, whole genome shotgun sequence.
CATGGTGAAGGTCACTGCCGCTCCTCTCCGGCTCGGACTTGACAACTCTGGCCGGGAAGCCACGCCGAGCATGGTGACTGTAGTCAGGCCGTACAAAGCCTGTGGCCTGCGGCAGCGGTCGGGCGTGCTGGTGCTGGGGAGGAATCGCCGAGCTATTGAGAATCTGATGCTGCATTACAGGTCTTGGTGCTGTTACTCCAGGTCCCTGACATTAAAAATGGCACAGCCTCAATAACTTGTAGGAGTAGCACATAATTTACGTTTGTGATTAGTtccagatggatggatggatggatggataggctTACAGGAGCGAACAGAACGCCTCTGAAAAGCTGCCCACTGACGACGGCTGTGACGAGATACCCCGAGTCGAAAGCTCCATCAACCGTCCCATGAACCTCAGCTCCAATCTGCAGATCAAACCACCAGACACGATAGCCATCAAGAAAAGCTAAAACTCCCTCCCTCTGTAAGGAAATATATAAGATATTTCTTTACATAGggagtactagctagctagtgttGTGGAAGGGAGAGAGAGGCATACAAGAGGTGGACCGGATGGCCTGTGCTGCTGCTTAGGCTCAGCTGTTAGGAACTGCATTTCGTGTCGTTGCTGCGGAGCAATGCCGCGGAGAAACTGGTCAGTCTTGATGCCTCCGCTGGTCCTTCGAGAACCGTTGGCGTTGAGACGAACCAACGGTTGCATTGCTGATGAGATTAACCCGCCTGAAATCATCTGAGCTCCATTCTGCTCCTGATCTTTTTCGGACTGGGAAGGGGACGAATGCTGGGACAGCGATAGTGAgtgctcctcctgctccaactccaTCTCATTTGGACCAGCATCTCCAGTTTTTCTTCTTTTCACATGCCCATTTTCTGAACATGTGAACCAACGGATTATCGATAAATGCAAGACTTGACCAATATATAGAAATTGCTTTGGAAAGATGAGGTATTCACTTACCTAGACCACGGAGGAAAGGGTTTCTTTGCTCAATTTCTGCTTCTCGAGGTTTATGACCGAGTTCCCCGTTGCTTGCACTTGCATCCTTGTGCTGTAGTACCATACCATATTGTGTATCACATACAGTATGTGTTTGCATACTAATAAGAATCCCTCCGTACCATATTAAATGTCGCTAATTTAGCACAAAGTTGTACTACCAAATCAACCAAcgagaattaattaattaatatggaatggagggagtaaaagGTTCAGGTACTCACGTGTTGTGCTCTCAACAGCTTGCGCTTCTCCTCACTCCAGTGGTTGCTCAAAATCTTGCACATTGAGATGTTGTATCGGCCATTTGGATGCCCGGAGCCTAATTGCAGAACGAGTAGCTCATTCAGGGGCCGTTCATCTTCACCGCATCTGTGGAATTTCAAGGTATGCCAAATTGGTACTGAAGCAAGTAGAATGTACTACGTATTTGTTTGTGCAACAAAGATTACCCTCCATAGATTGCAATATCAGTATTCATGATGACTGCTGAATGAGAAAACCGGCCCTGGGGTTGCTGCCCGCACGTCTCAAGTTGAGTCCAAGACCGATCAACCACATCAAGAATCCATGCATCACTGTAGTATTGCTTATCACCAACTCCTCCAATTACATAGATCTATATATACAGATAAGCTTTAGTATTTagtatttagtactccctccgtcccagtagtgtcaaaaacgttcttatattatggaacggagggagtagtatttaggaTGATttatttcttcttccttttttgcgAAATAGGATGATTTATTTCTTCACGGAGTAGTAACGTTTCAGTACATGGTGCTGACCTTAGATCCAATGCCAAGGGCTGCATGACCTGCCCGGACACCAGGTGAGGCTCCTTTTACTGAAAACTGTCAAGCAACGAAATGAACATCAGAAATTCATCATCTACTCTAGTAGGcagataaaagaaaaagaaaaacatacgAGTACTACTAGTAACATGCGGACAATGACATGACGCTTACCCTTGACCATGCCATGGTGTCCATGTCGAGCACGTCCACCTCGCCGTGGTAGCGGTCTCCGCAGTCCCCTCCATAGACGAAGAGCCTGTTGCCGACCGTGACGGCCCCGTGGCTGTCCCTGGGCGCGGGGACGACCTCGCCGGCGACCTGTGGCGACGTCCACGTCATGGTGGGCAGGTCCAGCACGTGCACGTCGTTGAGGTAGTTCCCCTCCCCTTCCCCGCTCCCGCCGAAGACCACCAGCttgtcgccgccggccgccgtggtGACGGTGTGGCTCTCCCTTGGCGAGGGCGGGGTCCCCTTGCAGGGAGGCCTGCTCCACTCCTTGGTGCGTAGGTCCAGCACGTGAAGGTCGTTCACCTTCTTGTTGCCGTTGGTGCCGCCGAAGACGAGCATCCGGTGGCCGATGAGCGCGGCGCCGTGGCTGTCCCGTGTCCCGGGCCTCTGCCCCTTGGTCGCCAGGGAGCTCCACGCCATTGTGTCCAGGTTGAGGGTGAGCACGTCGCTGAAATGCAGGCCGCCGCAGCATCCCTTGGATCAAAGAAAACATCATCTCATCGCTGCTGTAAATTTCTAGTACTACTGCTTTTCACTCTGCGGCAATAATTAATTTTTGCTACTACTCCTATATCACTGGGACTGGGAGTGGGAGTGGGAGGGAGTGGCAACATGACAAAACAGAGAACCCCACAAGACAAGATTATTAACACACCAAAAAGGGCATTTCTTCTTGCCCAAAAAGAGGCTGCAACCTAGAGTCTCTTGATGGTTATTTTTTTGATTGTAATCTCTAATCTGACCAAAAGAAGAAGAAACTGATCTAGCAGCAAAATGGAACTGACGAACTAGCTAGCAAGCCCAAGAGAGAGACATGATCAAAACAAGACAGAAATGCCAAGGAACAAGGCTTTTCAGGGATAAAGTGATTAATACATATACATACATACCCCGAAGACGTAAATGACTCCCTCGAAGAAGCAGGCGGAGTGCCCCCATCTCTCGGGAGGGTTGAAGCCGACCACCTTCGGGTACAGCCACAttgccttcctcctcctctccatcttcttcttctttgattctcaCTCTCTCtgactctgtgtgtgtgtgtgttggtgagACCAGAACCAAGGAAGGAGGAGACAGCAGGAGGATATGGAAAGAGAAAGAGGGGAGGTGGAAGAAAAATCGCAACAAATAGTCAcaccagaggagaggagaggagaggaggtccCTGTTGCTGATGCGATTTGCCACAAAGCGGAGGGGAGCTGAGCTAGTGAGGCATCACACATCaatcaatccatccatccatccatcactcGGACAGACATGGACAGGAAAAGATGGGTGCCCCTCAATTCATGTCCAAGGTTTGCAGCTCACTGTCACCACCAGTCCACCGCAACCCACTCACCCATCACTATGCCAGCCCAGCCAACGATCAACGATGGATGGATGGCACATCACACTGCTATACTCGCCCGCctaggagtaggagtaggagtacCGACGGGCGACGGGAGCTGGAGTGGTGACTGACCATGACCATGCACAAGAGGCAAAGTGTTTTATGATGCCGTGTCGTCGCAGCTCTAGTGAGCACGGCATCTACGCAGAGAGCGTGTGTGCGTGGGGAAGCGTGCGCATAGGAATGTGTGACACAGCAACAAAGAAAGGAGTATCTAATTCAGCGAGCACTCCTATACGGTTTGGCTTTGGCTTGGTTTCTCTTCCCCTCTTGGATGGGTAGGGCATACACGACGCACCAAACGCCGTTGCTTGGTTTCCTTTCCTTGGAGGCTGGACTACTACTAGTCTAGCTGAAAATGATGTGTAGTGGGAGGCTCATTGGGGTGTGTGCAATGGGCACGGAGAGGCGTGTCACCCATGGGGTTCGCTGCTGCTCCGGATTCCCAAGCTGGATCCCTGGAAATACTATCACATTTCTTTTCTCTTGGGGACAGACCCTCCCACAGTTTTGCTTTCTCTGTTCATGCTATATTTCTTTTATCTTTCTTTTATCTTGCATGAAGATTCAtacatgtttttttcttttttcatataCTATCCCACTTGACTAAGACTTGATTCATTCACGGTGATGACTTACTTCGCTACAACCACTTAACACATCAATATAGAAGATCTCTCATATTCGTAATAATGCATAGGATGGCATTTAAAAAAAAATACATCGTCCACGTCGAAAGCGCCTTGTGTACGTACGGCCCGTGCGCGGCATACCCAAAGGGGCGCCTCCCGAGTGGGCCGGTCCATTGGCTGCGCTGCGCAAGCACGCCTGGTTGGTGTGAAATTAAACGCCGAAAAAGACAAGTGCCTAGGAATCGAACCCTATACCTCACAAACGTTAAAGGGGGTACAATGTCAGTGGAGCCAGCCAACCCAAGTGATTAATGAGCTGCGCAAAATTATAAGAACCTGTGGTGGATCCTTtagaatatattttttaaactctAAATAAATTTTTAAATTTTGTGAAAACGCAAATATTTCTTGAgaatctcaaaaaaaaaaatagcaaaaacaggAACAAATTGAAATCGCGAACATTTTACAAAATTATGagcaattttttgaaaacatgaatgtTTTTTCAAAATAGGAACATGATTGAAAAcattaacattttctaaatttttattttttaaacgtGAACATTTCATGAAACTCCCCAAACATTTTTTATTTTCACCGAAATTTTGCAAAACATTAACATTTTCTGAATTAGTGAAGAAATTATTAAAAAGGCAACAGTTTTTTTAAATTTCTAGAAGaagaaaaatgtgaaaaaaatgTGATTACTTTTAAAATTTCGAATTCTAATTTTCTTTGAATCTCTGAACATTCTTGAAATTTGAAATTATATATTTCTTTAAATTTACGAACATTTTTAAAAGAAGTGAGCAATTTTTTAAAGTCATTCTATAATTTTCGAACATTTTATGGAAAAAGCTAACTTTTATAAAATTCAAATTTTGGAATTTCTAACAAAACACGAAAcagaaacatttttttgaaaaaatgaacattttaaaaaatttcagaacaactgtgggaaaatgaaaataaaataaaaaataatataaaggaaaaccaaaaactcaaaaagggaaacaaaaagaaaaaatagtattgattGGGCCGGATAGCCCCGGGGCGCTTCCAAAAGGAAGAGGAAAAATAAGAGAAAAAATTGAAAGTGCAGTGTGAATTGAACTAGTGTCCTCATGTTTTGTCGACCGCTGCACTAACCACTCAGCCATTTAGGAAGGTCTGACAAGCTACATATTTTCTTTTTGTATATtgcttcatttttcatttttcatttctcatttttttcattttttgttctctttttttttcttccttgtttgattaatttttttcaattcatgaactcttttcaaatcgATGACTTTTTTCATTTTTGCATGAACTTTTTTAACAATTGGatgaaatttgaaaaatgttcacaaatacgaaaaaaagtttattgaatttgaaaaaagttcacgaattttaaaaaaaagttcatcaaatttggataAAAAACTATTGAATTTGAAAaacaaagttcatcaaatttgaagaaagtcCATCAAATTAAAaaatcatcggatttgaaaaaaaaagttcattaaaCTTGGAAACAAATCATcacatttttaaaaagttcattgcTTTTGAAAAACCTTCATctattttttgaaaaataaaatcatCGAATTTGAACAAAAATACGAATTAAAAAAATTACGcaataaaaaatattaaaaaagaCATGAATAAAACCGTCTCGGAAGTGACCAGTGAACCGGGAAAAAACCGGTTTGGGAAGAAACCCGAATAAAACAAGGGGATTCCCGCGACAGAGGAGACAAATAAAAAT
Coding sequences within:
- the LOC123078210 gene encoding acyl-CoA-binding domain-containing protein 4; protein product: MERRRKAMWLYPKVVGFNPPERWGHSACFFEGVIYVFGGCCGGLHFSDVLTLNLDTMAWSSLATKGQRPGTRDSHGAALIGHRMLVFGGTNGNKKVNDLHVLDLRTKEWSRPPCKGTPPSPRESHTVTTAAGGDKLVVFGGSGEGEGNYLNDVHVLDLPTMTWTSPQVAGEVVPAPRDSHGAVTVGNRLFVYGGDCGDRYHGEVDVLDMDTMAWSRFSVKGASPGVRAGHAALGIGSKIYVIGGVGDKQYYSDAWILDVVDRSWTQLETCGQQPQGRFSHSAVIMNTDIAIYGGCGEDERPLNELLVLQLGSGHPNGRYNISMCKILSNHWSEEKRKLLRAQHHKDASASNGELGHKPREAEIEQRNPFLRGLENGHVKRRKTGDAGPNEMELEQEEHSLSLSQHSSPSQSEKDQEQNGAQMISGGLISSAMQPLVRLNANGSRRTSGGIKTDQFLRGIAPQQRHEMQFLTAEPKQQHRPSGPPLIGAEVHGTVDGAFDSGYLVTAVVSGQLFRGVLFAPGPGVTAPRPVMQHQILNSSAIPPQHQHARPLPQATGFVRPDYSHHARRGFPARVVKSEPERSGSDLHHVVLTLGGPGGGN